One Setaria viridis chromosome 7, Setaria_viridis_v4.0, whole genome shotgun sequence genomic region harbors:
- the LOC117862532 gene encoding uncharacterized protein yields the protein MEEKAADATAAAAAAAAVAAAADQDGAVYCSEHPYPPGATAAAGAGAGGICAFCLQEKLGMLVSSSKSSPFHPPPPAASASSSSTPPPSNRASSEAPVPLYPSAAASRKVMPAQGGGGGGLKRSKSVAPRPEEPLPPAPAPSAITADSPRKKSFWSFLHLSSSSGSHKNASSAASANGGGGGAAVARRNSVSVASASSAALGGRLEAIVEPESPGRRSEGSSSSSFGRKVARSRSVGCGSRSFSGDFLERLSTGFGDCALRRVESHREPKPKAAGALGHLGGAHGDDGDHDHDQHHRIKCAGFFGGGLGAAPPPSSSYWLSAPDGASGGGAGGGSTRGTGTRSHRSWGWALASPMRALRPTSSSSSKSIMAAPTAA from the coding sequence ATGGAGGAGAAAGCGGCtgacgcgacggcggcggcggcggcggcggcggcagtggcggctgCGGCGGATCAGGACGGCGCGGTGTACTGCAGCGAACACCCCTACCCTCccggcgcgacggcggctgcaggggcgggcgccggcggcatcTGCGCCTTCTGCCTGCAGGAGAAGCTCGGCATGCTGGTCTCCTCGTCCAAGTCCagccccttccacccgccgccgccggcggcgtccgcgtcgtcgtcctcgacgccgccgccgtccaacCGCGCCTCCTCGGAGGCGCCGGTGCCGCTCTAcccttcggcggcggcgtcgcgcaaGGTGATGCCCGCgcagggagggggcggcggcgggctcaaGCGGAGCAAGTCGGTCGCGCCGCGGCCGGaggagccgctgccgccggcgcccgctccCTCCGCGATCACCGCGGACAGCCCGCGCAAGAAGAGCTTCTGGTCCTTCCTCCACCTGTCCTCGTCGTCCGGCAGCCACAAGAACGCATCCTCGGCGGCCTcggccaacggcggcggcggcggggccgcggtGGCGAGGAGGAACTCCGTGTCcgtggcgtcggcgtcgtcggcggcgctCGGGGGCCGGCTGGAGGCGATCGTGGAGCCCGAGAGCCCGGGCCGCCGGAGCGAGgggtcctcgtcctcgtcgttcGGGCGGAAGGTGGCGCGGTCGCGCTCCGTGGGGTGCGGCAGCCGCAGCTTCTCGGGGGACTTCCTGGAGCGCCTCTCCACCGGCTTCGGCGACTGCGCGCTCCGGCGCGTGGAGTCCCACCGCGAGCCGAAGCCCAAGGCCGCGGGTGCGCTGGGCCACCTGGGCGGCGCGCACGGCGACGACGGGGACCACGACCACGACCAGCACCACCGCATCAAGTGCGCGGGCTtcttcggcggcggcctcggcgccgcgccgcctccttcgTCCTCCTACTGGCTCTCCGCGCCCgacggcgcgagcggcggcggcgccggaggagggagcACGAGGGGCACCGGCACGCGGAGCCACCGGAGCTGGGGGTGGGCGCTGGCGAGCCCCATGAGGGCGCTGAGGCCGACCAGCTCCTCGTCCAGCAAGAGCATCATGGCCGCGCCGACAGCCGCGTAG